The Candidatus Binatia bacterium genome has a window encoding:
- the tilS gene encoding tRNA(Ile)-lysidine synthase, with translation MRLLPVWPVFALSKFLAVKPASARVRGQMVAKRNWFLRKVWRTLHRYEMLEAGDRVVVAVSGGADSVALLVALAALKETLGLRLVVAHLNHQLRPAADEDELFVQNLAERLGVTVTCRRLAPGDLRPPGVEAQARALRYAYFREVAQEFGCTKVATGHTLDDQAETILMRLLRGSGLWGLRGILAVRSDGVIRPLLQCSRAEARQFLRELDVPWREDETNKDPRFLRNFVRASLMPKLSEAHPSFREKLASLAELAQEDLAAYECLIAEKLREVAGEGGSLDLERLKTLPSKVRQPVLRRWLEERCGQLAEAEFVRHLNRRLDLGASFAVKLPLRGDRKLVVSARGNRMVCGPARSDPFHWDPVPLHAPSVCELPGGWRLQTSWYSSPEAPSVLRELTAGEMNAVVDVDLLCSGLCVRPTQPGDELLPLGLGGRKKLQDIFTDRRVPRSERWGRPAVVDGDVIVWVPGVVRAEHALVRPQSRSLWLLRAAQQRGGKDEA, from the coding sequence TTGCGGTTGTTGCCCGTGTGGCCCGTTTTTGCCCTTTCGAAATTCCTTGCAGTGAAACCGGCCAGTGCAAGAGTAAGAGGGCAAATGGTAGCCAAGCGCAACTGGTTTCTGAGAAAGGTGTGGCGAACGCTCCATCGTTACGAAATGCTGGAAGCGGGCGATCGCGTGGTCGTGGCTGTATCCGGCGGGGCAGATTCGGTCGCATTGCTGGTGGCGCTTGCGGCCCTCAAAGAGACCCTTGGGCTTAGGCTCGTGGTCGCCCACTTGAATCACCAGCTGCGTCCTGCGGCCGACGAGGACGAACTGTTCGTGCAAAATTTAGCCGAGCGCTTGGGTGTAACCGTGACATGCAGGCGACTAGCCCCCGGGGATCTGCGCCCCCCCGGGGTCGAGGCCCAAGCCCGCGCTTTGAGGTATGCCTATTTTCGGGAGGTTGCCCAGGAGTTCGGGTGCACCAAAGTCGCCACGGGGCACACCTTGGATGACCAGGCGGAAACAATCCTGATGCGCTTACTTCGCGGCAGCGGCCTTTGGGGTTTACGGGGGATTCTGGCTGTGCGGTCCGACGGTGTCATTCGCCCCCTCTTGCAGTGTTCCCGCGCCGAGGCCCGCCAGTTTCTGCGCGAGCTCGACGTGCCGTGGAGGGAAGACGAAACCAACAAGGATCCTCGTTTTCTGCGCAACTTTGTGCGCGCGAGCCTCATGCCCAAGCTGTCGGAGGCGCACCCGAGTTTCCGCGAAAAGCTCGCGAGTCTGGCGGAATTAGCCCAGGAAGACCTTGCCGCCTACGAATGTCTCATCGCGGAGAAGTTGCGGGAGGTCGCTGGCGAGGGCGGTTCTCTGGACTTGGAACGGTTGAAAACATTGCCGTCGAAGGTACGCCAGCCGGTGCTGCGCCGCTGGCTCGAAGAGCGATGCGGGCAATTGGCCGAAGCCGAATTTGTGAGACACTTAAATCGACGTCTCGACCTTGGGGCTAGTTTCGCAGTGAAATTGCCGTTGCGGGGGGATCGAAAACTGGTAGTCAGCGCCCGCGGCAATCGCATGGTTTGCGGACCGGCCAGGAGCGACCCGTTCCACTGGGACCCAGTTCCATTGCACGCCCCATCTGTTTGTGAGCTGCCCGGAGGATGGAGATTGCAAACCAGTTGGTATTCCTCTCCCGAGGCCCCATCGGTTCTCAGGGAGCTAACCGCGGGCGAAATGAACGCGGTGGTGGATGTGGATTTGTTATGTTCCGGCCTTTGCGTGCGGCCCACCCAGCCGGGAGATGAGCTCCTGCCGTTAGGACTAGGTGGAAGGAAGAAACTACAAGACATTTTCACGGATCGAAGAGTTCCCCGAAGTGAGCGATGGGGTCGGCCGGCAGTCGTGGACGGGGACGTGATTGTTTGGGTGCCTGGAGTGGTTCGCGCGGAGCATGCACTGGTGCGGCCGCAGAGCCGTTCCCTGTGGCTGCTCCGCGCTGCGCAGCAGCGCGGGGGCAAGGATGAAGCGTGA
- the ftsH-2 gene encoding ATP-dependent zinc metalloprotease FtsH, which translates to MTNQFSRNVALWLVMGLLFLLLFNVFSRQQSKEPEVIFSDFLGAVEKGEVAQVTIQGQNIRGRYATGERFRTFAPADPELVKLLREKGVRIEARPEEGEPWYVILFVQWFPMLLLIAVWIFFMRQMQIGGGKAMAFGKSRAKMLTENSQRVTFSDVAGVDEAKEELEEIIAFLKDPKKFTKLGGRIPKGVLLVGPPGTGKTLLARAIAGEAGVPFFSISGSDFVEMFVGVGASRVRDLFVQGKKNAPCIIFIDEIDAVGRHRGAGLGGGHDEREQTLNQLLVEMDGFETNEGVILIAATNRPDVLDPALLRPGRFDRRVVVPRPDVKGREGILRVHTRRVPIADDVDLALLARGTPGFAGADLENLVNEAALLAARQNKDKVSMADFELAKDKVLMGVERKSMIMSPEEKRSTAYHEAGHALVAKLLPGADPVHKVSIIPRGMALGITQQVPADDRHSYSREQILAQITILFGGRAAEELVLGQITTGAANDIERATEWARKMVCQWGMSEKLGPMTFGKKEEQIFLGRDFTQLQDYSEHTAVEIDNEVRRLINECYQRAKDLLLANLSSLHRLAETLLEKEVLDGAEIDAIIQSQRAAERGPEHELQASAGGNA; encoded by the coding sequence ATGACCAATCAGTTTTCCCGTAACGTAGCCCTGTGGCTGGTGATGGGGTTGCTTTTCTTGCTGCTGTTCAATGTATTCAGCCGGCAGCAAAGCAAAGAGCCCGAGGTGATTTTTAGCGATTTTCTCGGAGCCGTCGAAAAAGGCGAGGTGGCGCAGGTAACCATTCAAGGCCAAAATATCCGCGGGCGATACGCCACCGGTGAGCGATTTCGAACCTTCGCCCCAGCGGATCCCGAGCTTGTCAAATTGCTGCGGGAAAAGGGCGTTCGCATCGAAGCGCGGCCCGAGGAAGGAGAGCCCTGGTACGTCATCCTCTTCGTGCAGTGGTTCCCCATGCTTTTGCTGATCGCCGTGTGGATTTTCTTTATGCGGCAAATGCAAATTGGCGGGGGAAAGGCAATGGCGTTCGGCAAAAGCCGCGCCAAAATGCTCACGGAAAATAGCCAGCGTGTGACGTTTAGCGACGTGGCCGGCGTGGACGAGGCCAAGGAAGAGCTGGAGGAAATCATTGCATTCCTCAAGGACCCCAAAAAGTTCACCAAACTAGGTGGCCGTATTCCCAAGGGGGTGCTCTTGGTTGGCCCGCCCGGCACCGGTAAGACGCTGCTGGCGCGCGCGATTGCCGGAGAGGCGGGTGTGCCGTTTTTCTCCATTAGCGGATCCGACTTCGTGGAGATGTTTGTCGGGGTCGGCGCGTCGCGCGTGCGAGACCTGTTTGTTCAAGGGAAGAAAAATGCGCCCTGCATTATCTTCATAGACGAAATCGATGCGGTGGGCCGACACCGGGGCGCGGGCCTCGGGGGCGGGCATGACGAGCGCGAGCAAACATTGAATCAGTTGCTCGTCGAGATGGATGGGTTTGAAACGAACGAAGGCGTAATTCTTATCGCGGCCACTAACAGGCCCGACGTGCTGGACCCCGCACTGCTGCGGCCGGGACGGTTCGACCGGCGAGTAGTGGTGCCCCGGCCCGATGTAAAAGGCCGTGAGGGAATCTTGCGCGTCCATACCCGTCGGGTCCCAATTGCGGACGATGTGGATTTGGCGCTTCTCGCCCGCGGCACGCCCGGCTTTGCAGGGGCCGACTTGGAGAACTTAGTGAACGAGGCGGCTTTACTGGCAGCCCGCCAGAACAAAGACAAAGTCAGCATGGCAGACTTTGAATTGGCAAAAGACAAGGTGCTCATGGGTGTCGAAAGAAAAAGCATGATCATGAGCCCGGAAGAAAAGCGCAGCACCGCATATCATGAGGCCGGCCATGCCCTGGTGGCCAAACTGCTACCCGGGGCTGACCCGGTACACAAGGTTTCCATCATCCCCCGGGGAATGGCTCTGGGTATCACTCAGCAAGTGCCCGCGGACGATCGCCATTCATACTCGCGGGAGCAAATTTTGGCCCAGATAACGATTCTGTTCGGTGGCCGGGCAGCGGAGGAATTGGTGCTGGGCCAAATTACCACGGGTGCGGCAAACGATATCGAGCGGGCCACGGAGTGGGCTCGGAAGATGGTTTGCCAGTGGGGCATGAGCGAAAAGCTTGGGCCCATGACGTTCGGCAAGAAAGAAGAGCAGATATTTTTGGGGCGAGACTTTACCCAACTGCAGGATTACTCGGAACACACGGCCGTAGAGATCGACAACGAAGTGCGACGCTTAATCAATGAATGTTACCAGCGCGCGAAGGACCTGTTGTTGGCAAACCTCTCGTCACTTCATCGGCTCGCGGAAACATTACTAGAAAAGGAAGTTTTGGATGGGGCAGAAATTGACGCCATCATCCAGAGCCAACGAGCCGCCGAGCGAGGTCCGGAGCACGAGCTGCAGGCGAGTGCAGGGGGCAACGCCTAG
- a CDS encoding membrane protein codes for MLDVFATLRIQDAIDILVIAYVIYRIIDLIRGTRAVQMLIGLGVVFVAFLSSQYFELYTLNWILDNFLSSILLVIVVIFQDDIRRALTQVGTRPFFGAAKWIEREELEEIVRAAVALASKRIGALIVLQREVGLNQYIEVGTRLDARVSKELIQSIFLPQSPIHDGAIIIHHGRIIAAGCFLPLTSNPHVSRTLGTRHRAAIGLTEETDAIAVVISEEEGAISLVREGRITRDLDAGTLRTALQKLLGA; via the coding sequence ATGCTCGATGTGTTCGCGACCCTGCGGATTCAAGACGCGATCGACATTCTGGTCATCGCCTACGTCATTTACCGAATCATTGACCTAATCCGCGGCACCCGTGCCGTCCAAATGCTGATTGGATTAGGGGTTGTCTTCGTGGCCTTTTTGTCTTCGCAGTATTTCGAGCTGTACACCCTCAACTGGATTCTGGATAACTTTTTGAGCTCGATCTTGTTGGTCATTGTCGTGATTTTTCAGGACGATATTCGGCGCGCTCTTACCCAGGTTGGGACGCGTCCGTTTTTCGGCGCTGCGAAGTGGATCGAACGGGAAGAATTAGAGGAAATTGTTCGCGCCGCAGTGGCCCTGGCGAGCAAGCGGATCGGCGCACTGATCGTGTTGCAGCGTGAGGTTGGGCTGAATCAGTATATCGAGGTGGGCACGCGGCTCGACGCCCGTGTGAGCAAGGAATTGATTCAGAGTATCTTCTTGCCGCAATCACCCATTCATGACGGCGCCATCATTATTCATCACGGGCGCATTATCGCCGCCGGATGTTTTCTGCCGTTAACGTCGAACCCCCACGTCAGCCGCACGTTAGGAACCCGGCACCGTGCGGCCATTGGGCTGACGGAAGAAACCGACGCGATCGCTGTCGTCATCTCGGAGGAAGAGGGGGCCATCTCTCTGGTGCGCGAAGGCCGGATCACGAGAGACCTCGACGCCGGAACTCTCCGAACCGCATTGCAGAAACTGTTAGGCGCGTGA
- the glmM gene encoding phosphoglucosamine mutase — translation MARLFGTDGIRAIANQPPLDPETLVHIGRCLVWRQVEAGFEGRVLIGRDTRVSGPMLEAALVAGICSAGGQPVLAGVLPTPAVARLAANRLHCAAVVVSASHNPWQYNGVKMIGVNGFKWSEVDEVEFERRVESQHRRASSEGRTSSAVGTPHVLSDAGQWYVDSLVETLAAEGSLTGLRLVIDCANGAAVPVAERLFARCGAAVEMLAVTPDGLNINAECGALYPHHVRERVLALGAHAGIAFDGDADRVILVDERGYVLDGDTVLWILARALVEAGKLSRPLVVGTIMSNLGLEQALNGIGVRLVRAPVGDRHVVDMMRREGAPLGGEPSGHVVWLEHTTTGDGLLTALAVLQLAVRRQCDLSELRAGLDLVPQVQRNVKVPDPSSAVGRESVQKVLRAAQTALGASGRLLVRPSGTEPVVRILVEGPEPTELQRWCEEIAAAVSSASEPTQ, via the coding sequence ATGGCCAGACTTTTCGGCACTGACGGAATTCGAGCGATCGCCAACCAACCACCGTTGGATCCGGAGACCCTCGTCCATATCGGCCGTTGTTTGGTGTGGCGCCAAGTGGAGGCGGGCTTCGAGGGCCGCGTGCTGATCGGTCGCGACACGAGGGTGTCGGGCCCGATGCTGGAAGCAGCCCTGGTGGCGGGGATATGCTCGGCTGGGGGGCAGCCCGTCCTTGCAGGGGTGCTGCCCACGCCTGCCGTGGCCCGCTTGGCCGCAAACCGCTTGCACTGCGCGGCTGTAGTCGTCTCAGCGTCCCACAACCCGTGGCAGTACAACGGGGTCAAGATGATCGGAGTGAATGGTTTCAAATGGTCCGAAGTCGATGAAGTGGAGTTCGAAAGGCGGGTGGAAAGTCAGCACCGACGCGCATCGTCGGAGGGACGAACCAGCTCCGCTGTGGGAACTCCGCACGTGCTTTCCGACGCGGGCCAGTGGTACGTGGATTCTTTAGTGGAGACGCTCGCCGCCGAGGGAAGCTTGACTGGATTGCGGCTCGTGATTGATTGCGCGAACGGTGCCGCCGTCCCCGTGGCGGAGCGGCTTTTTGCTCGCTGCGGGGCGGCCGTGGAAATGCTCGCTGTTACACCCGATGGGTTAAACATCAATGCCGAGTGCGGAGCGTTGTACCCACATCACGTCCGCGAGCGGGTGCTCGCTTTGGGTGCACACGCCGGCATTGCCTTTGATGGTGACGCGGACCGAGTGATCCTGGTGGATGAACGAGGGTACGTTTTGGATGGCGATACAGTCTTGTGGATCCTTGCCCGAGCGTTGGTCGAGGCTGGGAAGTTGAGTCGGCCGCTGGTTGTGGGGACGATCATGTCGAACCTCGGGTTGGAGCAGGCCCTGAACGGGATTGGCGTACGACTGGTACGTGCGCCTGTGGGGGACCGCCATGTGGTCGACATGATGCGTCGCGAAGGCGCACCACTCGGCGGGGAGCCCTCGGGTCATGTGGTGTGGCTGGAGCATACGACGACCGGAGATGGTTTGCTCACCGCCTTGGCCGTGCTCCAACTTGCCGTTCGACGGCAGTGCGATTTGAGCGAGTTGCGTGCTGGCTTGGATTTGGTCCCTCAGGTGCAACGAAACGTCAAGGTGCCGGACCCATCTAGCGCCGTGGGCCGAGAGAGTGTTCAAAAGGTTCTCCGTGCAGCGCAAACAGCATTGGGCGCAAGTGGCCGACTGTTAGTACGCCCTTCGGGCACAGAGCCCGTGGTTCGAATTTTGGTGGAGGGGCCGGAACCCACTGAGCTCCAGCGGTGGTGCGAGGAAATCGCGGCTGCAGTGTCCAGTGCCAGTGAGCCGACGCAGTGA
- the yjeF gene encoding bifunctional NAD(P)H-hydrate repair enzyme: MPIRLVTAQEMRALDRAAIEKFGIPSFTLMQRAATGAADILRRTFSRDERRRILVVAGKGNNGGDGMVCARLLARSGSAIRVALMASPRELKGDAARAFEELGGTRVGVATDVGIRELGQMLTEATLVVDALLGTGLNTPVTGRFAEAICAMNGSGKPIFSLDVPSGLDADRGIPLGVAVCAAATVTFGLAKLGLFVYPGRAFSGKLHVVDIGIPEPALGEISSKAWALEATDVARRLPVRPPTAHKGNCGHVLVVGGALGRTGAAKMAAEAALRAGAGLVTLAGPATVQHVSAAHLPEIMTVGLPDTGGALRFDERALSTALEGKNAVVVGPGMGTSEDCERIVKWFLERPGLPIVCDADALTCLSRASEWASLKRAQVVVTPHPGEFSRLTGHPVAEVQGNRPALAREFATRHTCTLVLKGASTVVAEENGTLWVNPTGNPGMAAGGMGDVLAGLIGGFLAQGLRPVDAAIVSVFIHGASADALSREYAAVGFLATEVAREVPRQLHALRGR; this comes from the coding sequence ATGCCCATCCGCCTAGTGACCGCTCAAGAGATGCGTGCTCTCGATCGGGCCGCCATCGAGAAATTCGGAATCCCCAGCTTCACCCTGATGCAGCGAGCCGCGACGGGCGCTGCGGATATACTTAGACGGACCTTCTCGCGTGACGAACGGCGGCGTATTCTTGTGGTCGCAGGCAAGGGCAACAACGGCGGCGACGGCATGGTGTGCGCGCGGCTGCTTGCCCGCAGCGGAAGCGCAATCCGAGTCGCATTGATGGCTTCTCCCCGCGAGCTGAAGGGGGATGCTGCGCGAGCGTTCGAGGAACTGGGGGGCACACGCGTCGGTGTGGCCACCGACGTGGGCATCCGGGAGTTGGGTCAAATGCTCACGGAAGCCACGTTGGTGGTGGACGCACTTCTGGGAACGGGACTGAACACCCCCGTGACGGGTCGTTTCGCCGAGGCCATTTGCGCCATGAACGGATCCGGTAAGCCCATCTTTTCTCTTGATGTTCCATCGGGGCTCGATGCGGATCGCGGGATTCCGCTGGGCGTAGCTGTGTGCGCGGCGGCGACGGTTACGTTTGGCCTCGCTAAGCTCGGCCTCTTCGTGTACCCGGGGCGAGCGTTTTCCGGGAAGCTCCACGTGGTGGACATTGGTATTCCCGAGCCAGCCCTGGGGGAGATCTCTTCAAAGGCGTGGGCATTGGAAGCCACTGACGTGGCGCGGAGGTTACCCGTGCGGCCTCCTACAGCGCACAAGGGTAACTGCGGGCACGTGCTTGTGGTGGGTGGTGCGCTCGGTCGCACCGGTGCCGCAAAGATGGCCGCCGAGGCGGCCTTGAGAGCGGGTGCGGGTTTGGTCACGCTGGCGGGGCCGGCCACGGTCCAGCATGTCTCGGCGGCCCATTTACCGGAAATCATGACTGTGGGGCTTCCCGATACGGGCGGCGCCTTGCGCTTCGATGAACGGGCACTGAGCACGGCTCTAGAAGGGAAAAACGCTGTTGTTGTCGGCCCTGGGATGGGAACCTCGGAAGATTGCGAAAGGATCGTGAAATGGTTCTTGGAGCGCCCAGGGCTACCGATCGTCTGCGATGCGGACGCTTTGACCTGCCTGAGCCGGGCATCCGAGTGGGCTTCACTCAAACGCGCGCAAGTGGTGGTAACTCCGCACCCCGGTGAGTTCTCGCGCTTGACGGGGCACCCCGTGGCCGAGGTGCAGGGAAATCGACCTGCGCTGGCCCGCGAGTTCGCCACCCGACACACATGCACATTGGTTCTGAAGGGGGCAAGCACAGTTGTCGCAGAGGAAAATGGCACGCTTTGGGTCAATCCCACAGGAAACCCGGGGATGGCGGCGGGGGGTATGGGAGATGTGCTGGCGGGGCTGATTGGGGGGTTCTTGGCTCAGGGTTTGCGGCCGGTGGATGCGGCGATTGTGAGCGTGTTTATTCATGGTGCGTCGGCGGACGCGCTCAGCCGAGAATATGCAGCCGTAGGATTTCTGGCCACGGAAGTGGCCCGCGAAGTGCCGCGCCAACTCCACGCGTTGCGTGGCCGGTAG
- a CDS encoding tRNA (adenosine(37)-N6)-threonylcarbamoyltransferase complex ATPase subunit type 1 TsaE encodes MSAVVESCSPLHVCTLHFTTEEQTRAAGAALANCARPGDRIGLCGDLGAGKTTFVRGIARGLGVSAEKVRSPTFTLVNEYFGGRLPLYHVDFYRFDPTGLDLLALREVLYGDGLTVVEWWDRIAGESCHLRVDFEFLGDTERRATVAVFDSRYLEWMDFWKEREHSWP; translated from the coding sequence ATGTCCGCGGTTGTGGAGAGTTGTTCCCCTTTGCACGTGTGCACCTTGCATTTCACCACCGAGGAGCAAACCCGTGCGGCTGGGGCAGCACTGGCGAATTGTGCAAGGCCTGGAGATCGCATTGGCCTATGTGGGGATTTGGGGGCCGGCAAGACAACTTTTGTTCGGGGAATTGCACGCGGTCTCGGAGTGAGTGCGGAGAAGGTCCGCAGCCCCACATTCACCTTGGTCAACGAGTACTTTGGCGGTCGTTTGCCTTTGTACCACGTGGATTTTTACCGGTTCGATCCGACCGGACTCGACTTGCTGGCTTTGCGGGAGGTGCTTTACGGCGACGGCCTGACGGTTGTGGAATGGTGGGATCGCATCGCCGGTGAGTCTTGTCATCTTCGGGTAGACTTCGAGTTCCTCGGGGACACAGAGCGCCGGGCAACGGTGGCGGTCTTCGATTCCCGCTACCTCGAATGGATGGATTTCTGGAAGGAGCGAGAGCACTCGTGGCCTTGA
- a CDS encoding aspartokinase yields MALIVQKYGGTSVGNLDRIRAVAARVAATRRQGHKVIVVVSAMAGETNRLLKLAHDLSPQPLPREVDVIAAAGEQVAVGLVAIALHDLGVPARSLLGFQVPVETNGVFQKARIKSIDAAKLLDVVERGEVAVVAGFQGVDAAGNVTTLGRGGSDTSAVAVAAAVRADVCEIYTDVDGVYTTDPRICPSARKLARISFDEMLELASLGAKVLQIRSVEFAKRYGVPLCVRSSFSDDPGTWVVAEEPSMEEVLVSGVAADQNEAKITVHRVPDRPGLAARIFGPIAREHIVVDMIIQNASDDGYTDVTFTVPRADHTRALSIVRETASSIGAAGVSSDTNIAKISVVGLGMRSHAGVAARMFEVLAREGINIQMISTSEIKISIVIDAKYTELAVRVLHAALIEQGFREEAPA; encoded by the coding sequence GTGGCCTTGATCGTTCAAAAGTACGGTGGAACTTCCGTTGGTAATCTCGACCGGATTCGGGCCGTAGCCGCTCGCGTGGCGGCCACTCGGCGGCAAGGCCACAAAGTAATTGTGGTTGTCTCGGCCATGGCGGGAGAAACCAATCGCTTGCTCAAACTCGCGCACGACCTGTCACCCCAGCCGCTCCCCCGCGAGGTGGATGTCATCGCGGCAGCAGGAGAGCAAGTGGCGGTAGGGCTGGTAGCCATCGCTCTTCACGATCTTGGGGTGCCGGCGCGATCTCTCTTAGGGTTTCAGGTGCCAGTCGAGACGAACGGGGTGTTTCAGAAAGCGCGGATCAAGAGTATCGATGCCGCGAAACTGCTCGATGTGGTGGAGCGCGGTGAGGTGGCTGTGGTGGCCGGCTTCCAGGGGGTGGACGCGGCCGGTAACGTGACCACTCTCGGGCGGGGCGGTAGCGACACCAGTGCGGTGGCCGTGGCTGCTGCGGTGCGAGCCGATGTGTGCGAAATTTATACAGATGTGGACGGGGTGTACACGACCGATCCCCGGATTTGCCCGTCTGCCCGCAAGTTGGCGAGGATTTCGTTCGACGAAATGCTCGAACTTGCTAGTCTCGGAGCCAAGGTGTTGCAAATTCGCTCCGTCGAATTTGCGAAGCGTTACGGCGTTCCGTTGTGCGTCCGTTCGAGTTTCAGCGACGATCCAGGCACCTGGGTGGTCGCGGAGGAGCCAAGTATGGAAGAGGTTTTAGTTTCGGGTGTGGCAGCCGATCAAAACGAAGCCAAGATTACCGTACACCGCGTGCCCGACCGTCCAGGTTTGGCGGCTCGGATTTTTGGACCGATCGCACGTGAGCATATCGTGGTCGACATGATCATTCAAAATGCGAGTGACGATGGCTACACCGACGTCACTTTCACTGTACCGCGCGCCGATCACACCCGAGCTCTGTCTATCGTGCGGGAGACGGCCAGCTCGATTGGTGCAGCCGGGGTCAGCTCCGACACCAACATTGCAAAAATTTCGGTCGTCGGGCTCGGAATGCGCAGCCATGCCGGTGTAGCCGCCCGCATGTTCGAAGTCCTCGCTCGAGAAGGGATCAACATTCAAATGATCTCTACCTCCGAGATCAAAATTTCCATTGTCATCGATGCGAAATACACGGAGTTGGCCGTGCGAGTGCTGCACGCAGCTCTGATCGAGCAGGGGTTTCGCGAGGAGGCGCCCGCATGA
- the cimA gene encoding (R)-citramalate synthase — protein sequence MTQAPPTVELYDTTLRDGCQAEDISFTVEDKLRIAERLDDFGIKYIEGGWPGSNPRDEAFFREVKRLPLKQAKIAAFGSTARAGLRPNQDPIFRKLLQAETPVVTIFGKTWDLHVREDLRIPLEANLELIYESIAYLKRHVDVVIFDAEHFFDGYRANPDFAIECCRVAAEAGADWLCLCETNGGRMPDEVAQGVDAVRQAVATPLGIHCHNDSELAVANSLIAVQHGVRQVQGTINGIGERCGNANLCSIVANLQLKMGYRVVSPSQLRQLRELSHFVWELANLEPNKRQPYVGLSAFAHKGGVHVAAVQKNARTYEHIDPTLVGNRQRVLVSDLSGKGNILYKAKEFGLDLESLKPSVRRVLQEVKELESRGFQFEGAEASFELLLQKGLNGKRTRHFRLIGFRVIDEKRTEEEPPLSEATIMIEGPDGEVEHTAAQGNGPVNALDNALRKALRKFYPQIDEVQLLDYKVRVLGGGEGTKATVRVLIESGDGKDRWGTVGVSHNVIEASWQALVDSIDYKLYKDRKQKKRGRNSARSALEP from the coding sequence ATGACCCAAGCCCCACCCACGGTCGAGCTGTACGACACGACATTGCGGGATGGCTGCCAGGCCGAGGACATCTCTTTTACGGTGGAGGACAAACTCCGCATCGCAGAGCGCCTGGACGATTTCGGGATCAAGTACATCGAAGGCGGCTGGCCGGGGTCGAATCCGCGCGACGAGGCCTTCTTTCGGGAGGTCAAACGGCTCCCCCTCAAGCAAGCGAAGATCGCAGCATTCGGGTCTACCGCACGCGCGGGGCTTCGTCCGAACCAAGACCCGATCTTCCGGAAATTGCTCCAGGCCGAGACTCCTGTGGTGACGATTTTTGGAAAAACCTGGGATTTGCACGTGCGCGAAGACTTGCGCATTCCCCTCGAAGCGAATTTGGAGCTGATTTACGAAAGCATCGCATACCTCAAGCGACACGTGGACGTGGTGATTTTTGACGCGGAACACTTCTTCGACGGCTACCGCGCCAATCCGGATTTTGCCATTGAGTGTTGTCGAGTTGCAGCGGAAGCGGGGGCGGACTGGCTTTGCCTCTGCGAAACGAACGGGGGCCGAATGCCCGATGAAGTGGCGCAAGGTGTAGACGCCGTTCGCCAAGCTGTTGCCACGCCCTTGGGAATCCACTGTCATAACGATTCCGAGCTTGCGGTGGCCAACTCGTTGATCGCCGTTCAACACGGAGTACGACAGGTCCAGGGAACGATCAATGGAATCGGCGAGCGCTGCGGCAATGCCAACTTGTGCTCGATCGTCGCAAACCTCCAGTTGAAAATGGGTTATCGCGTCGTCAGCCCATCGCAACTGCGGCAACTGCGAGAACTGTCTCATTTTGTTTGGGAGTTGGCGAACTTGGAGCCCAATAAGCGCCAACCCTACGTTGGACTCAGCGCATTCGCACACAAGGGCGGGGTTCATGTTGCGGCAGTACAAAAGAATGCGCGAACGTACGAACATATCGACCCGACCCTGGTGGGTAACCGGCAGCGTGTGCTGGTCTCCGATTTATCCGGGAAGGGTAACATCCTCTACAAAGCTAAGGAGTTTGGGCTCGACCTGGAGTCCCTCAAGCCGTCGGTACGCCGGGTTCTCCAGGAGGTCAAAGAGCTGGAGAGCCGTGGCTTCCAGTTCGAAGGTGCAGAGGCATCGTTCGAGCTGCTCCTACAAAAGGGTTTGAACGGAAAGCGCACGCGTCATTTCCGGCTGATTGGCTTCCGCGTGATTGATGAAAAACGTACCGAAGAAGAGCCGCCGCTGTCGGAAGCGACGATCATGATCGAAGGCCCCGACGGTGAAGTGGAGCATACGGCCGCCCAGGGTAACGGGCCCGTGAACGCGCTCGATAACGCGCTGCGCAAGGCCTTGCGGAAGTTCTACCCGCAGATCGACGAGGTACAGCTTCTCGATTACAAGGTGCGAGTGCTCGGGGGCGGGGAAGGAACCAAAGCGACCGTGCGCGTCCTGATCGAGTCGGGCGACGGCAAGGACCGTTGGGGCACCGTTGGCGTGTCGCACAACGTGATCGAGGCGAGTTGGCAAGCGCTGGTCGATAGCATCGACTACAAACTCTATAAGGATCGGAAGCAGAAAAAACGCGGCCGAAATTCTGCGCGCTCCGCCTTGGAGCCGTGA